A genome region from Natronosalvus rutilus includes the following:
- a CDS encoding SDR family NAD(P)-dependent oxidoreductase gives MSDSDRSVLVTGAGSGMGEATARRFAATGANVLVVDLDEEGAAATVGAIEADGGTARSHVADVSDPAAVEGMIDRAAEAFGGLDVLHNNAGVPQESTPVEDVTEETWDATVDVNLKSAFLGAKYAVPELRESDAGVILNTASTAAIRPRTGLSAYVASKAGMVGLTKQLAYELADDGIRVNAICPVATDTPMLQDFAAGDLSVESMHDTIPLGRLCEPEDVAGAAVFLASEDASMITGTALEVDGGRDI, from the coding sequence ATGTCTGACAGTGACAGAAGCGTCCTCGTGACCGGGGCCGGGTCGGGGATGGGCGAAGCCACCGCCCGGCGGTTCGCGGCGACGGGTGCGAACGTGCTGGTCGTCGACCTCGACGAAGAGGGGGCCGCGGCGACGGTCGGGGCGATCGAGGCCGACGGGGGGACCGCCCGGAGTCACGTCGCGGACGTGTCCGATCCAGCGGCCGTCGAGGGGATGATCGACCGCGCCGCCGAGGCGTTCGGCGGGCTGGACGTGCTCCACAACAACGCGGGCGTGCCCCAGGAGTCGACGCCCGTCGAGGACGTGACCGAGGAGACGTGGGACGCCACCGTCGACGTGAACCTCAAGAGCGCGTTTCTCGGGGCGAAGTACGCGGTGCCCGAACTCAGGGAGAGCGACGCGGGCGTGATCCTCAACACGGCCTCGACCGCCGCGATTCGCCCGCGGACCGGGCTCTCGGCGTACGTCGCCTCCAAGGCCGGGATGGTCGGCCTCACGAAGCAACTGGCGTACGAGCTCGCCGACGATGGGATTCGCGTCAACGCCATCTGCCCCGTCGCGACGGACACGCCGATGCTGCAGGACTTCGCTGCCGGCGACCTGAGCGTCGAATCGATGCACGACACCATCCCGCTCGGGCGGCTCTGCGAACCAGAGGACGTCGCCGGCGCGGCTGTCTTCCTCGCCAGCGAGGACGCCTCGATGATCACCGGCACCGCCCTCGAGGTCGACGGGGGGCGCGACATCTGA
- a CDS encoding aldehyde dehydrogenase family protein, whose translation MGQFTHADLEIASAYDAYIDGERTPPAGGDYSDLIDPASEEPFTRVASCTEADVYDAVRAARRAFAEWRETPPDERGRRVYEMGRIIREHVDELAALESLDQGKPLSQARSDVESAARYFEYYAGFTDKLEGKSIPLGSDTLDFTIREPYGVSAQITPWNFPGNLFARGTAPALVAGNAVVVKPAPNTPLSTLRLTELCAQVGVPDGLVNVVPGGGETGAALTGHKDVDTITFTGSVPTGQAIMRSAADSITPVTLELGGKNPAIVFPDADLEATTETISTAIFTNAGQVCSAADRALVHESVYDEFVERIVDLAADYELAPGAEDADMGPLASEEQFEKVTSYVDLGQREGATLAAGGGTPDRPGYFVEPTVFADVEPGMRIEQEEIFGPVLCVVPFADETEALEIANGVDYGLVSGVFTGDVSRAGRLARRLEAGNVYVNDWFVDTQQTPFGGYKRSGIGREKGLEALESYVQTKNVAIALEDGGGNLPGA comes from the coding sequence ATGGGCCAGTTCACGCACGCCGACCTCGAGATCGCGTCGGCGTACGACGCCTACATCGACGGCGAACGGACCCCGCCGGCCGGGGGAGACTACAGCGACCTGATCGACCCGGCGAGCGAGGAACCCTTCACGCGCGTCGCCAGCTGCACCGAGGCCGACGTCTACGACGCCGTGCGAGCGGCGCGGCGAGCCTTCGCGGAGTGGCGAGAGACGCCCCCGGACGAACGGGGTCGACGGGTTTACGAAATGGGACGCATCATCCGCGAACACGTCGACGAACTCGCCGCCCTCGAGAGCCTGGATCAGGGGAAGCCGCTATCGCAGGCGCGAAGCGACGTCGAGAGTGCGGCCCGCTACTTCGAGTACTACGCCGGGTTCACCGACAAACTCGAGGGCAAGAGCATCCCGCTCGGTTCCGACACCCTCGATTTCACGATTCGCGAACCCTACGGCGTGAGCGCGCAGATCACGCCGTGGAATTTCCCCGGGAATCTCTTCGCGCGTGGGACCGCCCCCGCGCTGGTCGCCGGGAACGCGGTCGTCGTCAAACCAGCGCCGAACACGCCCCTGAGTACGCTCAGGCTGACCGAACTGTGCGCGCAGGTGGGTGTTCCCGACGGTCTCGTCAACGTCGTTCCGGGCGGCGGGGAGACGGGGGCCGCGCTCACCGGTCACAAGGATGTCGACACGATCACCTTCACGGGCAGCGTCCCGACAGGGCAGGCTATCATGCGATCGGCTGCCGACTCGATCACGCCAGTCACGCTCGAGCTCGGGGGGAAGAACCCCGCGATCGTGTTTCCAGACGCCGACCTCGAGGCCACGACGGAGACCATTTCGACGGCTATCTTCACGAACGCCGGACAGGTCTGTTCGGCCGCCGACCGGGCGCTCGTCCACGAGTCGGTCTACGACGAGTTCGTCGAACGAATCGTCGACCTGGCCGCGGACTACGAGCTCGCCCCCGGGGCCGAGGACGCCGACATGGGTCCGTTGGCCTCCGAGGAACAGTTCGAGAAGGTCACGAGCTACGTCGACCTCGGGCAACGCGAGGGCGCGACGCTCGCGGCCGGCGGCGGGACGCCGGATCGGCCCGGCTACTTCGTCGAACCGACCGTCTTCGCCGACGTCGAACCCGGGATGCGCATCGAACAGGAGGAGATTTTCGGCCCCGTCCTCTGCGTCGTTCCGTTCGCCGACGAGACCGAGGCCCTCGAAATCGCCAACGGAGTCGACTACGGGCTGGTCTCCGGCGTCTTCACCGGGGACGTTTCGAGAGCAGGTCGACTGGCGAGGCGTCTCGAGGCGGGGAACGTCTACGTCAACGACTGGTTCGTCGACACCCAACAGACGCCCTTCGGCGGGTACAAGCGGAGCGGTATCGGCCGCGAAAAGGGCCTGGAGGCCCTCGAGTCCTACGTCCAGACCAAGAACGTCGCCATCGCGCTCGAGGACGGCGGCGGCAACCTTCCGGGTGCGTGA
- a CDS encoding heavy metal translocating P-type ATPase — MTKRRAHLEITGMSCATCSGSVESALADLEGVEEASANFATDEGVVAYDPDEVSLEEVVEAVSNAGYEVATETTSIPVMGMSCATCSGTVQEATEALPGVVSADVNFASDEARIRYNRSDVSLAEIRRAIEEAGYEPAGGENEEDEGQRERAVERELSRQRRLVIGGGLLTLPFVPIMLAMLGLVPPLHEVLGIGEGVVDWTEFAIATVMMATLGREFLVGAYRAFAHNRRANMDTLVAVGTLAGYVYSTAVLTVGLTGNLYFEAVAFILWFITLGNWLEVRSKARAGNALRELLEMEAEDATVVRDGTEVQVPLEDVQVGDVLKVRPGERIPTDGVVLEGQSAVDESMLTGESVPVEKGEGDDVVGSTINENGVLLVEATKVGSETALQQIVDRVKEAQSRQPDIQRVVDTVSAYFVPAVIVNAVIWAVFWALFPDALYGASAWLGSWIPVLEPVGGGPVAGGVPVLEFSVVVLASALLIACPCALGLATPAATMVGSTLSATNGVLFKGGDVLEQVRGIDTVVFDKTGTLTHGEMTLTDVVVLDDEASGVAADGGTDPRADGGVLETREESLESFVLGAAAAAESGSEHPIGRAVVEGAADRGVEVGELEDFENVPGHGIRAETARGTVVVGRRKLLEDEGIDPEPAEEVLERLEREGKTAIPVAVDGTLLGVVAVADEVRESATETVATLRERGIEVVMLTGDNERTARAVAERVGIEPGNVRAGVLPEDKADHVEDLQSAGDDGSDGTRVMMVGDGVNDAPALTTAHVGVAIGSGTDVAIESADVTLMRDDPADVLKAIRISEATLRKVRQNLFWALIYNTTLVPIASLGLLNPALAGLAMATSSVSVMTNSLSFAAYDPHEDHRPLVTRPLEWIRR; from the coding sequence ATGACGAAACGACGCGCCCACCTCGAGATAACCGGGATGTCATGTGCGACGTGTTCGGGGTCCGTCGAGAGTGCGCTGGCGGATCTCGAAGGGGTCGAGGAGGCGAGCGCGAACTTCGCGACCGACGAGGGAGTCGTCGCCTACGACCCCGACGAGGTCAGCCTCGAGGAAGTCGTCGAGGCGGTATCGAACGCGGGCTACGAGGTCGCGACCGAAACCACCTCGATTCCCGTGATGGGGATGTCCTGTGCGACCTGCTCGGGAACCGTCCAGGAGGCGACGGAGGCTCTCCCCGGGGTCGTCTCGGCGGACGTGAACTTCGCCTCGGACGAGGCCCGGATCCGGTACAATCGGTCGGACGTCTCGCTGGCCGAAATCCGACGCGCGATCGAGGAGGCGGGATACGAACCCGCTGGCGGCGAGAACGAGGAAGACGAGGGCCAGCGCGAGCGTGCCGTCGAGCGCGAACTGTCCCGGCAGCGACGGCTGGTGATCGGTGGCGGCCTGCTCACGCTGCCGTTCGTGCCGATCATGCTCGCGATGCTCGGACTCGTGCCGCCGCTCCACGAGGTGCTCGGGATCGGCGAGGGAGTCGTCGACTGGACCGAGTTCGCCATCGCGACGGTCATGATGGCGACCCTCGGCCGCGAGTTCCTTGTCGGCGCCTATCGTGCGTTCGCGCACAACCGGCGGGCGAACATGGACACCCTCGTCGCCGTCGGTACCCTCGCGGGCTACGTCTACTCGACGGCCGTGCTAACGGTCGGGCTGACCGGCAACCTCTACTTCGAGGCCGTCGCGTTCATCCTCTGGTTCATCACGCTGGGCAACTGGCTCGAGGTCCGCTCGAAGGCGCGAGCGGGCAATGCCCTGCGGGAACTCCTCGAGATGGAGGCCGAGGACGCCACGGTCGTGCGGGACGGGACTGAAGTACAGGTGCCCCTCGAGGACGTCCAGGTCGGCGACGTGCTCAAGGTCCGCCCGGGCGAGCGGATTCCGACCGACGGCGTCGTCCTCGAGGGCCAGAGCGCCGTCGACGAGTCGATGTTGACCGGCGAATCGGTCCCGGTCGAGAAGGGCGAGGGCGACGACGTCGTGGGGAGCACGATCAACGAGAACGGCGTCCTGCTGGTTGAGGCGACCAAAGTCGGCTCCGAGACGGCGCTCCAACAGATCGTCGACCGGGTCAAGGAGGCCCAGTCGCGCCAGCCCGATATCCAGCGGGTGGTCGACACTGTAAGCGCCTACTTCGTCCCCGCGGTGATCGTCAACGCCGTGATCTGGGCCGTTTTCTGGGCGCTGTTCCCCGACGCTCTCTACGGCGCCTCGGCTTGGCTCGGCTCCTGGATTCCCGTGCTTGAGCCGGTCGGCGGCGGCCCGGTCGCGGGCGGCGTACCCGTCCTCGAGTTCTCGGTCGTCGTGCTCGCCTCCGCACTGTTGATCGCCTGCCCCTGCGCGCTCGGGCTGGCGACGCCTGCGGCGACGATGGTCGGCTCCACGCTGAGTGCGACCAACGGCGTCCTATTCAAGGGTGGCGACGTCCTCGAGCAGGTCCGGGGAATCGATACCGTCGTCTTCGACAAGACCGGGACCCTGACCCACGGCGAGATGACGCTGACCGACGTGGTTGTCCTGGACGACGAAGCGAGCGGAGTCGCGGCCGACGGGGGGACCGACCCCCGCGCCGACGGCGGCGTCCTCGAGACGCGCGAGGAGTCCCTCGAATCGTTCGTCCTGGGAGCCGCGGCGGCCGCCGAATCAGGCTCGGAACACCCCATCGGGCGCGCCGTCGTCGAGGGCGCCGCCGACCGGGGCGTCGAAGTAGGAGAACTGGAGGACTTCGAGAACGTCCCCGGTCACGGGATCCGTGCGGAGACGGCCCGCGGGACGGTCGTGGTCGGTCGGCGAAAATTGCTCGAGGACGAGGGGATCGACCCCGAGCCAGCCGAAGAGGTCCTCGAGCGCCTCGAGCGCGAGGGGAAGACCGCTATCCCGGTCGCCGTCGACGGCACGTTGCTGGGCGTCGTCGCGGTGGCCGACGAGGTCCGCGAGAGCGCGACGGAGACCGTGGCCACCCTGCGGGAGCGGGGCATCGAGGTCGTCATGCTGACCGGCGACAACGAGCGGACGGCTCGAGCGGTCGCGGAGCGGGTGGGCATCGAGCCCGGGAACGTCCGGGCAGGCGTCCTGCCGGAGGACAAGGCGGACCACGTCGAGGACCTGCAGTCGGCCGGCGACGACGGTAGCGACGGCACGCGAGTGATGATGGTCGGCGACGGCGTCAACGACGCTCCCGCGCTCACGACGGCCCACGTCGGCGTCGCTATCGGCTCCGGGACCGACGTGGCCATCGAATCGGCCGACGTGACGCTGATGCGCGACGACCCCGCCGACGTGCTCAAGGCGATCCGCATCTCGGAGGCTACCTTGCGGAAGGTTCGACAGAACCTCTTCTGGGCGTTGATCTACAACACCACGCTGGTCCCGATCGCCTCGCTCGGGCTGCTCAACCCCGCCCTGGCCGGCCTGGCGATGGCGACCTCGAGCGTGAGCGTGATGACGAACAGCCTCTCGTTCGCCGCCTACGATCCCCACGAGGACCACCGGCCGCTGGTCACGCGGCCGCTCGAGTGGATTCGGCGGTAG
- the hisG gene encoding ATP phosphoribosyltransferase — MRLAVPNKGRLHDPTIDLLERAGLHLENGAARKLYADTVDPEVTILFARAADIPEYVADGAADLGITGYDQYREADVATVSELLDLEFGRCRLVLASPEDGDIDAVEDLAGKTVATEFPTVTRQFFDERGLEPSIVEVTGATELTPHVEMADAIVDITSTGTTLKMNRLAVIEEVLSSSVRLFAREDVLEEPKVQEIRTALSSVLAADGKRYLMMNVPKNRLEDVREVIPGMGGPTIMDIANGGGESVAVHAVVDEREVFETITEVKNTGASDILVTEIERLVE, encoded by the coding sequence ATGCGTCTCGCCGTCCCCAACAAGGGCCGCCTGCACGATCCGACGATCGACCTCCTCGAGCGGGCCGGCCTCCACCTCGAGAACGGCGCCGCCAGGAAGCTCTACGCCGACACCGTCGACCCCGAGGTCACCATCCTCTTCGCCCGGGCCGCCGACATCCCCGAGTACGTCGCCGATGGGGCGGCCGACCTCGGGATCACTGGCTACGACCAGTATCGGGAGGCCGACGTCGCCACCGTTTCGGAACTGCTCGACCTCGAGTTCGGCCGCTGTCGACTCGTGCTCGCGTCGCCCGAAGACGGCGACATCGACGCCGTCGAGGACCTGGCGGGCAAGACCGTCGCCACCGAGTTCCCGACCGTCACCCGGCAGTTCTTCGACGAACGCGGGCTCGAGCCCTCGATCGTCGAGGTCACGGGCGCGACGGAGTTGACGCCACACGTCGAGATGGCCGACGCCATCGTCGACATCACGAGCACGGGGACGACCCTGAAGATGAACCGCCTCGCCGTCATCGAGGAGGTCCTCTCGAGTTCCGTGCGCCTGTTCGCCCGCGAGGACGTCCTCGAGGAGCCCAAGGTGCAAGAGATTCGAACCGCGCTCTCCTCGGTGCTGGCCGCCGACGGGAAGCGGTACCTGATGATGAACGTTCCAAAAAACCGGCTCGAGGACGTCCGCGAAGTCATCCCCGGCATGGGCGGCCCGACGATCATGGACATCGCCAACGGAGGCGGCGAGTCCGTCGCCGTCCACGCCGTCGTCGACGAGCGCGAGGTGTTCGAGACCATCACCGAAGTGAAGAACACCGGCGCGAGCGACATTCTCGTTACCGAAATCGAGCGACTGGTCGAGTAG
- a CDS encoding ABC transporter substrate-binding protein, which translates to MTDISTQGAIDASRRRLLTAIAAAGGVSLAGCTSDDGNGDGGNGGSGDGGGGNGGGGTSVSLGIGRGAWDLIPARDTDFDSNKVYSLIYNNLVDITPEGEYVPQLASDWELESDTQYVFTLEEGVTFHNGEEFTASDVQYTYDWIETEENPRKNYVSAIEDVVVEDDYTVRFDLAHPHAPFLDNIEKVMWPLSEEAVTEHGEDYNSNPVGTGPYELVEWNSGQNAILRKYDDYWQDDLPNIDEIEFRILPDESSMISQLETGSIQAVDQMSPQYVDQVESANGISVLRTEDVSSGRVDFNTDVEPLDDRRVRRAIAWAIDKEQIVQTVLQGYGEAGKSILPSSFAAYNGDLSDFNHPNGDPQQAQDLLAEAGQENLSLEIISSTTTQHEQAATLVQSMLEDIGVEASVQTLDGSTFWTREQEGDFEIAVSNWESFADPDELLYLHHTDGLNVWNISNDELDSLLEEQRQTTDQEARQELLDEIQQIIYEEAYSVYTYYPERLQGVSDRIEGFEQYPHGSFRSLHEATYE; encoded by the coding sequence ATGACTGACATTTCCACACAAGGTGCGATCGACGCGTCGCGGCGACGGCTCCTCACGGCGATCGCGGCGGCCGGCGGGGTGAGTCTCGCGGGGTGTACCAGCGACGACGGGAACGGTGACGGTGGGAACGGTGGCAGCGGGGACGGTGGTGGCGGGAACGGTGGCGGCGGAACCAGCGTCTCGCTCGGCATCGGACGGGGCGCGTGGGACCTGATTCCCGCGCGCGACACCGACTTCGACTCCAACAAAGTGTACTCGCTGATCTACAACAACCTCGTGGACATTACCCCCGAAGGGGAGTACGTCCCGCAGCTGGCGAGCGACTGGGAACTCGAGAGCGACACCCAGTACGTCTTCACCCTCGAGGAGGGCGTCACGTTCCACAACGGCGAGGAGTTCACCGCCTCGGACGTCCAGTACACCTACGACTGGATCGAGACCGAGGAGAACCCCCGGAAGAACTACGTAAGCGCGATTGAGGACGTCGTCGTCGAGGACGATTACACGGTCCGCTTCGACCTCGCACACCCCCACGCGCCGTTCCTCGACAACATCGAGAAGGTGATGTGGCCGCTCTCGGAGGAGGCCGTCACCGAACACGGCGAGGACTACAACTCGAACCCGGTCGGGACCGGGCCGTACGAACTGGTCGAGTGGAACTCGGGACAGAACGCGATCCTCCGAAAGTACGACGACTACTGGCAGGACGACCTGCCGAACATCGACGAAATTGAGTTCCGTATCCTCCCCGACGAGTCGTCGATGATCTCCCAGCTCGAGACGGGGTCGATCCAGGCTGTCGACCAGATGTCACCCCAGTACGTCGACCAGGTCGAGAGTGCCAACGGCATCTCGGTCCTGCGAACCGAGGACGTCAGTTCCGGTCGCGTCGACTTCAACACCGACGTCGAACCGCTCGACGACCGCCGGGTCCGTCGGGCCATCGCGTGGGCGATCGACAAGGAACAGATCGTTCAGACGGTCCTGCAGGGGTACGGCGAGGCCGGGAAGTCGATCCTCCCGAGTTCCTTCGCGGCCTATAACGGCGACCTCTCGGACTTCAATCACCCGAACGGGGACCCACAGCAGGCCCAGGACCTGCTCGCGGAAGCCGGCCAGGAGAATCTCTCGCTCGAGATCATCAGTTCGACGACGACCCAGCACGAACAGGCGGCGACGCTCGTCCAGAGCATGCTCGAGGACATCGGTGTCGAGGCGAGCGTGCAGACGCTGGACGGCTCGACGTTCTGGACCCGCGAGCAGGAGGGTGACTTCGAGATTGCCGTCTCTAACTGGGAGTCGTTCGCCGATCCGGACGAGTTGCTCTACCTCCACCACACCGATGGCCTCAACGTCTGGAACATCAGCAACGACGAACTCGACAGCTTGCTCGAGGAACAGCGCCAGACGACGGACCAGGAGGCCCGACAGGAACTCCTCGACGAGATTCAGCAGATCATCTACGAGGAAGCGTACTCCGTCTACACTTACTACCCCGAGCGGCTCCAGGGCGTTTCGGACCGCATAGAGGGATTCGAACAGTATCCCCACGGCTCGTTCCGGTCGCTCCACGAGGCGACTTACGAGTGA